GACGCCATTTGAGACAGCACATGGTATGCCTATGTGGGACTTGTGTGCACAAAATCCCATATTCGACAGAGTTTTTAATGAAGCAATGGCTAGTGATTCCCAAATGATGAGACTAGTTGTTAAGGACTGCAGGGAAGTTTTTGAGGGACTGAGCTCATTGGTTGATGTCGGAGGGGGCACTGGCATTGTAGCTAAGACCATCTTGGAGGCAATACCTCACTTGAAATGCACTGTACTTGATCTTCCACATGTTGTTGCCAACATGCCACAGACTGAGAATTTAATATATGTAGGAGGGAATATGTTTCAGTGTATTCCCCATGCTGATGCAATTTTACTTAAGGTATGCACAAAACTTTCATCCTTTAGCATGTTGTAGGCTGGAATTACAATTTACAACACTGTAATTCCTCACCTAAATGCACCGTGTTAGACCTTCTTCATGTTATTGCTAAAATGCCATAGacagaaaatttgaaatattaggTTCCATCTTTCAGTTACTATACAGTTTCTGTATTAAAAGGCTATAGGTCATTGGTTTGTCCTATGCTTGAGAAAATATGACTGTTATGCATAATTGGAGTGATGAAGATTGTCATGTTTACAGTGTGTGTTTTTCCTGTTCATGTCAATGTCCAAACAAAACAGTTAAGAAACTGAGAAATTATTTTTGCAGCATGTTATGCATAATTGGAGTGATGAGGATTGTGTGAAGATACTAAAGAGATGCAGAGAAGCTATCGAGGATAAAGATGAAGGAAGAAAAGGGAAGGTCCTAATCATTGACATGGTATTGGGTAGAGATGAAGAAGAAGCAAACATGACTGAAGTGAAGCTCATTTTTGATGTACTAATGATGGTTGTAGCTACTGGAAGGCAGAGAACTGAGAAAGAATGGGAAAAGCTATTCACTGAGGCTGGTTTCATGAGCTACAAGATTACACCTCTCCTTGGACTAAGGTCCCTCATTCAAGTTTTCCCTTAAAATTATCTGCTCTACGTTCTTAAGcttcatttgtttttattaagattaagacgtcTCAATCTGAATGCAAATATGAACGATGTGTCTCTAGAACGTAATAATAGTAGAGATGGTTTTTAGTGATGGTGTTGGTGGATAGTAATGATGGTGTTAATAGTTGCGATGGTGGAGGTGGTTGGCGTTGTAATGGTTGTCAATTACACGTCCGAATGAGCTTATAACTTATTTTTGTCTATGTTtaaagtatatattatatacatatatttttatttattcaaacaTTACAGAAAATAAGTCTATTTAAACATGCTCTAATCCTTCATCAACCATAGCCTAGTTTTGAAAGTAACAGAAAATTATAAGATCATATTATATGAGCAGAAATCTCTTGCATGAATTCAACCTTctagatctttttttttattactcgCCGGTTTCAATTATTTATGTGAAATTGTTTCGCTGACAGAAGGTAGTCTTAGCCTAATTGATAAagttattattatgtgattAGAAATTCATGGATccttataataaaaagaaatatattacataaattgagacaaaagaaatacttttattaattttagaaaTGTTTTATTACCTCTGTTTCATCTGATTAACCATCTTTGATAAGAATTTGATTCACACTTTGTGAATTAAACTTGTCCAGGGTTCAATTTTGTGAGAAAGTCAAACTCCTTAAGTTGCACTGATGATGCAACTATATTTGCCTGTTCATACATTAATACATTATCGTGTGCCAACATTCAACTATGTCATTGCAGTAAATTGAAGTAACAGCTACTTAACTAGTTCATACATGACAGCCTGTGAATTGTGATACTCAGACAACCATACTTGATGATCAAGAATCTAAAAGTCtacatacacacaaaaaaaaaaaatctttaacgtttcattttatttgtccaatcttttattatttgtttaaaaaagaataattcttTCCTAGCTTGGCAACTCTGTAATTCTAACTTTGTACATGACATGTTTATGAccataacattaaaaaaattggtcAATTCtacattattttagtttaagAATACAAGATTCAAGTATTTTCAACAAATAAATCCGAATGGAGGGAATAGTTTAGAccatatattatatgttgagCAGAATGATGGCATTGGTAGGCATAATTTGAAGAAATAATCACATGGAGATAAGAAGTCAAGAACATAACTACTAGTTATAGGTTACTTATCAAAATTCTGTTGAGATTCCCATACAAGTTGTTAATTCTTTGCTACATATGTAAGTAAATTAGGCAcagattatatttataaaatatgctACTTGGAATTCTTCTTAACTACTCTGGCTTCTAGGAGgaacagaagaaaaaaaaaatggttttccAAAAAGAGTACCTTGATTTGTTGTTGGTCCCAAGTGGGCTCTTCATCATGTTCACTTATCATCTCTATTTGCTCTATAGATACCTTACTATCCCTCACACCACTATAATGGGCTTTGAAAACAATGACAAGAGAGCTTGGGTTGAAAGAATCATGCAGGTAAAGTATATACATACAGAAACGGGTTCAAGATTTGAGCTTGATAATTCTGGCTTTTAATTCTTTGAGTAGTAAGCATattgttttttctaaaaaaataatgagttcaaaatttaatatttgtcaAAATCAATGGTGGAACCGCCTTTGTCCTAAGAGAGTCACTACTAAAATATCAATAGTTTACTATTGAAAAATGTTCAGTGGCGAATTCCACCTATATTTTTATAGTATTGGTGGAAAAAagcaaaaatattaatgttttcATATGGTAAAATTAACAAGTTCTCCACTATTTCAATGAGAAACTGTTTTTCATCATGCATTTTTCGAGTGAACTCGTTCGATCGGAAATGAGTGAAAAGATCATGATCTATAGCACAAATTTTCCATTAATTCTTAGTAGGAAAAACCGTTGTTTCTAGTAATGAGTCATTGGTCtccttttttcataaaattacaCTTCGTAGATAGGTCAATCCCCCCCTAGTCGAAACTTTAGTAATTTTCCACTTGTGTATTTGTGTTTCATGTTTGAGATACTGGATTCAATTGAACTCGTTGAATATAGGCTGCACCTAAATTGTTACTTTTACTAAATCTTGCAGGCTTCAGATATGAAAATTATAGATACAGCTCTAAATGTTTTAGGATCTAATAACAGTGCTGCAACATTCTTAGCAACAGTTTCATTATCATTGAGTTCTCTCATTGGAGCCTGGATGGCTAACAACACTCTTTTCACTAGCGTACTAATTTATGGTGACACAAGGCCAGAAACAATGTCAATCAAGTTCATAACTCTACTGATCTTCTTCTTGATGGCTTTTGCATGTTTTGTACAATCATCTAGATGCTTCATTCATGCAAATTACTTAATCACAACACCAGATACTGATATACCAATTAGTTATGTTGAATTGGCTGTTATAAGAGGAGGTGAGTTTTGGTCACTTGGGCTTAGATCACTTTATTTTGCAACTACTATGCTCCTATGGTTTTTTGGTCCAATTCCCATGTTTGTTACTTCAATTGGGATGATTATTTTCCTCCATCACCTTGACAAAAACACGAAGCAATTGCACGATCATCGCGCTTCTAGAACAAGAAAACAGGTTCACAGGAG
This window of the Solanum pennellii chromosome 2, SPENNV200 genome carries:
- the LOC107010738 gene encoding uncharacterized protein LOC107010738; its protein translation is MVFQKEYLDLLLVPSGLFIMFTYHLYLLYRYLTIPHTTIMGFENNDKRAWVERIMQASDMKIIDTALNVLGSNNSAATFLATVSLSLSSLIGAWMANNTLFTSVLIYGDTRPETMSIKFITLLIFFLMAFACFVQSSRCFIHANYLITTPDTDIPISYVELAVIRGGEFWSLGLRSLYFATTMLLWFFGPIPMFVTSIGMIIFLHHLDKNTKQLHDHRASRTRKQVHRRAEEATNRATLL
- the LOC107010486 gene encoding trans-resveratrol di-O-methyltransferase-like, producing METNNNVERVSELFKAQAHIYKHVFAYANSMALNCAIQLGIPDIIHNHKKPITLPDLLSGLKLHSSKSNAIHRLMRLLVHAQFFDIIKLEENSETEGYVLTTSSRLLLKSEIPNLSPCVRLMVDPVFVTPWQLLEGWFHKNEEATPFETAHGMPMWDLCAQNPIFDRVFNEAMASDSQMMRLVVKDCREVFEGLSSLVDVGGGTGIVAKTILEAIPHLKCTVLDLPHVVANMPQTENLIYVGGNMFQCIPHADAILLKHVMHNWSDEDCVKILKRCREAIEDKDEGRKGKVLIIDMVLGRDEEEANMTEVKLIFDVLMMVVATGRQRTEKEWEKLFTEAGFMSYKITPLLGLRSLIQVFP